The following are from one region of the Segatella oris genome:
- a CDS encoding co-chaperone GroES, with protein MNIKPLADRVLVLPAQAEEKVGGIIIPDTAKEKPQRGKVIAVGQGTKDEAMVLKENDVVLYGKYAGTELEYEGEKYLIMRQSDVLAVVG; from the coding sequence ATGAACATTAAACCATTAGCAGACAGAGTGCTGGTTTTACCTGCACAAGCAGAAGAAAAAGTAGGTGGTATCATTATTCCTGACACAGCAAAGGAGAAACCTCAACGTGGAAAAGTCATTGCCGTAGGCCAGGGTACGAAAGATGAGGCTATGGTTCTGAAAGAGAACGACGTTGTTCTCTATGGCAAGTATGCAGGAACAGAACTCGAATATGAGGGTGAGAAATATCTGATTATGCGCCAGAGTGATGTGCTGGCAGTAGTGGGTTAA
- a CDS encoding GDSL-type esterase/lipase family protein, whose amino-acid sequence MKIIVKHLLNLMLLWFVIPLHAQHDVCKKEITLPESSSSTLVAFFPEQPSGRAVVALWDDVDTQNVQEIKAKDWASFFVQRGISFFVVKYSLPDAARSQLVVDAEKAVKMVRDSAAVWHINPYDVGIMGWGMGGYAASVVSTQSAFAVRPDFTLLLNPVISPNAMNAAIQPSHGGNAAKVVGKETNEHFSADRYVRPHLTSEAVLFLTNDDKAVNPLLNGIAYYAAMHRNGNACALFVYPKGGHDFGSSSASPCRLQLLGDLSSWLNLHQASATPQSVRVACIGNSITDGYGIYMADANGYPAVLQKLLGKRYTVRNFGVSSRTMLRRGDWPYVNELAWRDAQAFNPDIVVLKLGTNDSKPENWRFGADFEADLLAMVDTLQALPARPAVYLATPIPAFKPTWNINDSVIVNAIVPVIRSVARKRHCKVIDLHTAFAPYGDLMQADGIHPTAEGAAKMAEFISAKLKSDQGD is encoded by the coding sequence CCTTCGGGACGTGCTGTTGTGGCTTTGTGGGACGATGTTGACACACAGAATGTGCAGGAAATCAAGGCTAAAGATTGGGCAAGTTTTTTTGTTCAGCGTGGCATTTCATTCTTTGTCGTGAAGTACAGTCTGCCTGACGCTGCACGTTCTCAACTTGTTGTTGATGCAGAAAAGGCCGTGAAAATGGTGCGTGACAGTGCTGCTGTCTGGCACATTAACCCCTATGATGTGGGTATAATGGGTTGGGGCATGGGTGGATATGCCGCTTCTGTCGTTTCCACACAATCGGCATTTGCCGTGCGCCCTGACTTTACTTTGCTGCTCAATCCTGTCATTTCTCCCAATGCCATGAATGCAGCAATTCAGCCATCCCATGGAGGAAATGCGGCAAAGGTGGTTGGAAAGGAAACAAATGAGCATTTCTCTGCCGACCGATATGTGAGGCCTCATCTCACTTCTGAAGCAGTTCTGTTCCTTACCAATGATGACAAAGCGGTCAATCCTTTGTTGAATGGTATAGCCTACTATGCAGCCATGCATCGTAACGGCAATGCCTGTGCACTCTTTGTCTATCCCAAAGGTGGGCACGATTTCGGGAGTTCATCGGCTTCTCCCTGTCGTCTGCAATTGTTGGGTGATTTGAGTTCATGGCTCAATCTTCATCAGGCTTCGGCCACTCCGCAATCTGTTCGTGTGGCTTGTATAGGCAACAGCATCACTGATGGGTATGGCATTTACATGGCAGATGCCAATGGTTATCCGGCAGTGTTGCAGAAACTGCTTGGCAAGCGCTATACTGTGAGAAACTTTGGTGTCAGTTCTCGCACGATGCTTCGCCGTGGAGATTGGCCTTATGTCAACGAGTTGGCATGGCGGGATGCGCAGGCTTTCAATCCCGATATTGTCGTGTTGAAGCTTGGAACCAATGATTCTAAGCCCGAAAATTGGCGCTTTGGTGCGGACTTCGAGGCTGATTTGTTGGCAATGGTAGATACTTTGCAAGCTCTCCCGGCTCGTCCTGCGGTGTATTTGGCAACGCCAATCCCTGCATTCAAACCCACTTGGAATATCAACGACTCTGTGATTGTGAATGCCATTGTGCCTGTTATCCGCAGCGTTGCACGCAAACGGCATTGCAAGGTCATTGACTTGCACACAGCCTTTGCCCCATATGGTGACTTGATGCAGGCCGATGGCATTCATCCCACGGCTGAAGGAGCAGCGAAAATGGCAGAGTTTATCTCTGCAAAACTAAAGTCCGATCAGGGTGATTGA